The nucleotide window TCGGCGGCGCGGTGTACGTGATGATGAAGCTCGGTAACTTCCAGACGAGCGTCCCGGCGTACGGCTTCGACGGTATCACCGTCACGATCCTGGCCGGCAACAACCCGATCGGCGTGCTCGCGGCCGGACTCCTCTTTGGGGTGTTGAAGTCCGGTTCGATCAACGTCAGCGTAGCGACGGACGTGCCCCCGGAACTGGTCGGCGTCATCCGCGGGCTGATCGTCCTGTTCGTGGCGATGCCGGAGTTCTTCCGGCTGCTGGGCCGCCGGTACGTGAGCGACGACGACGACGCCGGCGTCGCCGTCACGGACGGCGGACGGCCGACGGGAGACGGCGACACCTCCGGCGGGGGTTCGGGATCGACCGCCGACGCCGACGCTTCCGACGGCGGCCCACCGACGGCCGCCGACGCTTCCGACGGCGGCCCACCGACGACCGCCGACGCTTCCGACGGCGGCCCACCGACGGCCGCCGACGCTTCCGACGGGGGTGACGGCTCGTGAGTGAGACACCGACACCGTCCGGCGACGACGGGGACGGGTGGATCACCGCCTGGCTCGCCGACGCCGGGGTGACGGAGTATCTCGGGCTGTTCGTGGCCGCGGTCGTGGCCGTGACGCTCGTCTTCGGGCTGGCGGTGCCGTCGTCGCTGCCGGGTGCGGTCGTCGCCATCCTGCTGTCGGAGGGGACGCTCGCGGCGACGCTCCGCCGGACGGTCCCCATCGCGTTCGCGGCGCTGGGCGGCATCTTCGCCGAGAAGTCGGGCGTCATCAACATCGGACTGGAGGGGCTGCTCATCATCTCGGCGTTCGTCGCGGCCGCGGGCGCCCACTTCACCGGCAGCGTCTGGCTCGGACTCGTCGCCGGCGTGGTGGCGTCGATGCTGTTGGCGCTGTTGTTCGCCGTGGCGTGTATCGAGTTCCGCGCCGACCAGATCATCGCCGGGCTGGCGATCTGGCTGATCGCGCTCGGGCTGGCGCCGTTCGCCTCCGTCGTGATCTTCGGCTCGAAGAACACCCCCACCATCGACTCCTTCGGGACGCTCACGCTGCCGGTACTGTCGGAGATCCCGGTGTTGGGGGCGTTGTTCGACGCGTCGCCGACCGTCTACCTCCTGTTCGTCGCCGTCGTGGGGTCGTGGTGGCTCCTCAACCGGACGACGTTCGGCCGGTGGGTGCGCGCGTCCGGCGAGAACCCGGAAGCGTTGGACACCGCCGGCGTGGACGTGGCCCGGGTGCGGTACGCGGCGGTGCTCCTGTCCGGCTTCCTCGCCGGCGTCGGCGGCGCGGCGTTGTCGATCTCGCTGCGCGCCTTCACCGGCAACGGCCCGACGATGGTCAACGGCCGCGGGTTCATCGCCATCGTGGCGTACCTGTTCGGCAACTACGACCCGATCGGCGCGCTGCTGTCGACGATGCTGTTCACGTCGCTCACCCAACTCCAACTGGAGCTCCAGGCCAGCGGCGTGTTGGCCGTGCCGGGGTCGGTCGTCCGGACGATCCCGTTCCTCACCGTGATCGTGGTGCTCGCGTTGTTCGGGAAGACCCGGATCCCCGCGGCCGCGGGCGACCACTTCGAGTCCGGCGAGGAGTGACGAGTCACCGGGCTGGACGCCGGGCACGACCCCCGTCCGGTCGCCACCGCCCGGTCGCGCGCCGACACAAGACGTATGCCGTCGGTCGGTGACGCCCCGTCCGTGTCCGACCACACGCTCTCCCGTCGTCGCGTCCTCGCGACGGTCGCCGCCGTCGCCACCGGCGGTTGTCTCGACGCCGGCACGTCTGGGCCGGGAGCGACGGCCGCCGACACCGACGCGCCGCCGTCGGAGGCGGACCCGACGGACTCGACGAACTCGACAGACTCGACGGACCCAACGGGCTCGGCGGATCCGACGTCTACACGCTCGGCGTCTGCGACGCCGCCGCGCGCGGACGTGGGTCCGGACTGGCCGGCACCCGACGCCACGACGACCCCGGGGTACGGGGCAGAGCCGACCGCGACCGCAGCCGTCGGGGACCCCGAGCGGCGACCGTCGGGGATGGAGCCACACGGGGTCGTCGTCCGGAACGCGGCCGGCGGCACCGCGACGGCCGACGACACTACGACGACCGACGGTGCCGCGACCCGGATCACGACCCGAGTCTGGCGCGACGGGACGCGCGTCCTCGCCCGTACCGACCCGCTGGCCACGGGGGAGTTCCTGCGCGTCACGCTCCGAGAACCGGGGGGGTACCTCGTCGCCGTCCGGGCGGCCCCCGACCGCCGGGGCGTGGTCGTCTCGAACCGCGACCGGACGTGGTTCGACTGCAACGCGTCGACGACGACGGTCGAGGCCCGGCCCGAGGGCTACGCTCGCGGGTACATCACGACCTCGCTGGCGTGCGTGACCCCCGAGTGACCGGGCGACCGGGCGACGAGACGGGAGTGTGGGCCCGGGGCTGCCGACCGGCTTGACAAGAGTTTTGCCCGGGCGGTGGCCAGTTCCTGCCAATGAGTACCACCTACGAGCCGGACGTCGCGGTGGTGGGCGCCGGCACCGTCGGCTGTTACGCGGCCGCGACGGTCGCGGAGGCGGGACTGGACGCCGTCGTCGTCGAGCGCAAGCCCGAGTCGGAGGCCGGCCACATCGCGTGTGGCGACGCGCTGAAGGGGGCCGCCAACTTCCCCGACGCCATCCCCAAGTCGCAGATCGAGT belongs to Halobaculum sp. MBLA0143 and includes:
- a CDS encoding ABC transporter permease; this translates as MTAWLADAGVTEYLGLFVAAVVAVTLVFGLAVPSSLPGAVVAILLSEGTLAATLRRTVPIAFAALGGIFAEKSGVINIGLEGLLIISAFVAAAGAHFTGSVWLGLVAGVVASMLLALLFAVACIEFRADQIIAGLAIWLIALGLAPFASVVIFGSKNTPTIDSFGTLTLPVLSEIPVLGALFDASPTVYLLFVAVVGSWWLLNRTTFGRWVRASGENPEALDTAGVDVARVRYAAVLLSGFLAGVGGAALSISLRAFTGNGPTMVNGRGFIAIVAYLFGNYDPIGALLSTMLFTSLTQLQLELQASGVLAVPGSVVRTIPFLTVIVVLALFGKTRIPAAAGDHFESGEE